Below is a window of Pseudomonadota bacterium DNA.
CGCCTTGAGGAGGTCGGCCCCCATCGCGGCCAGCCGGTCGTGCAGCTCCGGCGCGGTCTCGCTCTCGCCGATGGGGGTCTTGGCCGCGAGCAGGACGTCGCCCGAGTCGAGCTCCTCGTTTATGAACATCGTGGTCACGCCGGTCTCCCTCTCGCCGTTGACTATCGCCCAGTTTATCGGCGCGGCGCCCCTGTACTTCGGGAGCAGCGATGCGTGCACGTTGATGCATCCGTGCGCGGGGATGTCGATGAGCTCGCGCGGCAGGATCTTGCCGTAGGCGATGACGACGATGAGGTCCGGCGCGAGGTTTCGGAAATGCTCGATCTCCTCCGGGTTCCGCACGCTCGCCGGGTGATTGAGCGGGATGCCGCGCTCGCCTGCGAAGGCGGCGGTAGGGCATGCCCGCACCTTCATGCCTCGTCCTGCCGGTTTGTCGGGCTGCGCGACCATCTCGAGGATGTTGTGATGAGAGTCGGCAAGCGCCCTGAGCGCTGGCAGTGCGAACGCAGCCGATCCCATGAAGACGATGTCCATTGGCTATAGGGCTGTGGGGTGGCCTTCTTCCTTCTTGCGCTTCTTGAGGTAGATGTCCCTCTTGAGCCTGCTCACCCTGTCGATGATGAGGACGCCGTCGAGGTGGTCGATCTCGTGCTGCACCGCGATCGCGAGCAGCCCGTCGGCGTCCATCTCCTCGCGGATACCGTTCTCGTCGAGGTAGCTGACCTTGACGCGGGCCGCGCGCTTTATCTTGACCAGCATGCCGGGCACGGAGAGGCATCCCTCCTCGTATTCGACCTCGCCCTCCCGCCCGACTATCTCGGGGTTGACCATCTTGATGAGCGCCTCGGACTCGGTCTTGCCGCCTCCGCTCACGTCCATGACTATCGCGCGGACCGACTCGCCGATCTGGGGGGCGGCGAGCCCCACGCCGTCGGCCGCATACATGGTCTCCGCCATGTCGTCGAGCAGCACCCGCACCTCGTCGGTCACCTCTTGTATCGGCTCCGCGACCTTGAGCAGGACCGGGCTGGGGTATTTAACGATCTTCCGTATCATGGCGCCACTATAGGCAAGCAGGGACCTCAAGGCAAGCCCGGCCTTATCAATCCGGAACGCATGTTTGCTTGGTTCGGCGACGGATCGGGAAAGACTGCCGAGCGGCGTCAGGAGGCGTCGCTTTCAAAGCCTATGGTGCTGCGGCGCCGAGTGCGCAGGCGAGCGAACGGCGTATGAGTGAGCGAGCCGTAGCGAGGAGGCTTTCCCGATCCGTCGCCGTGCCCGAAGCAAAAAAAGGACCCTCCAACACTATCGCTGAAGGGCCCAAAGGGGGGGGTCGAACTTTGTGACTCCCGATTTCTCTCTTCGCTTCCACAGTAGTTATCGGCAGGGAGGGGTACCCAAGTTGCGTGGGCCGCAAAAAATTCCCACAAAGAGGTAACCATTTGTTTTAATTAAGTTTTACTGCGAAAATGGGTTTTTTTCGGCAAAAAATTCTACATCAGGGTGGCCGGATCCACATCGAGGGAGACCCTGGCGGCCCTCGGCACCTCGGATTCGATCCTCGCCTGGGCCCTCGAGAGCACGAGCGCAAGCTCCCTTTGGTTTGCGGCCTTGACGAGCAGATGCCAGCGCCAGCGGTTCCTCTGCTTCTCCACGGGCGCAGGCGCAGGGCCGAGAATGCTGATCCCCGGGCAGCCGGCCGCCTCCGCCCTGAGGATCGAGCCCACCTGCCCCGCGGCGTCGCGCGCCGCGTCCTGCCTTACGGCCGAGACCCTTGCGCAGGCGATCTTCGAAAACGGCGGGTATCCGGCCCTCTTCCTGTAGGCGAGCTCCGCGTCGAGGAACCCCTCGAAGTCGTTTTTCGCCGCCGCGGCGATGGACGGGTGCTCGGGCTGCCACGTCTGGATTATCACCCGGCCCGGCTTTTTGCCCCGTCCCGCGCGTCCGGCGACCTGCGTGATCAGCTGGAGGGTGCGCTCGGCGGAGCGGAAGTCGGGCATGTGCAGCGAGTGATCGGCGCTCACCACGCCCACGAGCGTTATCCCCGGGAAGTCGTGTCCCTTCGTCACCATCTGTGTGCCCACGAGGATGTCGATCTCGCCCCTGCGCATGCCCCTGAATATGCGGTTGCGCTCCTTCTGGCCCCCGGCCATGTCGCTGTCTAGGCGCGCGACGCTCGCGCCCGGGAAGAAGTCCGCTATCTCCGCCTCGAGCCTCTGCGTCCCGTGGCCGGCCGGCACGAGCTCCAAGGAGCCGCACGAGGGGCACGATTCGGGATACGGGGCGCGGAAGTCGCAGCAGTGGCAGGAGAGAAAATCGCCCCTTCGGTCCGAGTGGGCGCACAGCGATATGTCGCAGTTGGGACATCCGATCCTCTCGCCGCACGACTCGCAGATGAGCGCGCTGGCGAATCCGCGCCTGCCCACGAAGAGCAGCGCCTGCTCCCCTCGCTCGATCGTCTCGGAGATCGCGCGGTGGAGCGCAGGCGAGAGCGAGGAGAACCCCATCCCGTCGCCCGAGCGCCTCGCCGCGCGCATGTCGACGATCTCGACCGAGGGCATCGAGGCGTTGCCCGTGCGCGAGCCGAGGGAGAGCAGCCCGTACTTGCCCGACCTGGCGTTGGCAGCGCTCTCGAGGGACGGGGTTGCGCTGCCGAGCACGCAGAGCACCTTCTCGAGGTGCGCGCGCATCACCGCGCAGTCGCGGCCGTTGTAGGTGAACCCCTCGTCCTGCTTGTATGACCCGTCGTGCTCCTCGTCCACGACTATGGCGCCCAGCGAGGGGAGCGGCGCGAAGAGCGCGGAACGCGTTCCGATGACCACGTCGACCTCGCCCGACCTCATGCGCCGCCACTGGGCGTGGCGCTGGGCGTCGGTGAGCGCCGAGTGATAGACGGCAACGCGCTCGCCGAAGCGGGCCGCGGCGCGGCCCGCGAGCTGCGGGGTGAGGCCGATCTCCGGCACGAGAAGCAGCCCCTGCCTCCCCTCCGCAGCGAGCCTCTCGAAGAGCCTGAGATACACCTCGGTCTTGCCGCTGCCTGTCACGCCGTGGATGAGGCAGGTCGAGTGCGCGTTCGATCGGGCCCGGCCCGCGATCTCCTCTATGGCAAAGGACTGCTCCGCGGTGAGCAGAAAAGCGTCCTCGTGGAGGGCGGCGATCTCCGCGGGCGCAGAGGGCCTTGTGGTCCTGGGGGGGGCGGGGTCGAGCATCCTGGCCGGCAGCGCCGCGCGCACCGCCTCGCCTATCGGGGCGAAGTAGTACGATGACATCCACTGCATGAGCTCGAGCAGGGGGGCCGAGAGCGACGGCGACTCGTCCAGGACCTCCACGATCGGCTTGATTCGCCCGGGCGCCACGCCCTCCGGGAGGTTTTCCCGGAGCGACAGGACCACTCCGATCGCGGACTTCTTCCTGAACTCGACCAGCACGCGCATGCCCGGCTCGAGGGATGCCCCCTCGGGCACCGAGTAGGTGAAGGCGCTGCGGATCGGAGAGGGGATGGCGAGGTCGGCAAAGGACATGGGAAGGGCTCTAGAACAGAAAGCGGACTTCCGCAAGGGACTTGCGCAGCGGTTGAGGCTGAGGTTAAGGTTGAGGCTGAGGCTGAGGCTGAGGCTTGAAGGGGGGATGGGAATGGGGAAGAAGAGAATAGGCGTGATATTGTGCGGGTGCGGCCACCGCGACGGCTCCGAGGTGCACGAGGCCACGCTCACGCTGCTGGCGATCGATCTGGCCGGGGCCGAGGCGCTCTGCTTCGCACCCGCGGGGGAGGCCAGATTCGTGCGGGACCACCTCAGCGGGGACGAGCTGCCCGAGCGGCGCAGCATGATCGTGGAGTCGGCCCGCATAGCGAGGGGGCGGATCGATCCCCTGGCGGAGGCAAGAGCGGCCGATCTCGACGCGCTCATAATACCCGGCGGCCAGGGCGCGGCGCTGAACCTCTCCTCGTATCTGGCCGACGGCGCCCGCTGCAGCGTGGAGCCGGAGACCGCGCGCCTGATCAGGGAGATGGCGGCGGCCGGCAAGCCCGTCGGCGCAATCTGCATCGCGCCTGCGACGCTCGCGAGGGCGCTTGAGGAGGCCGGGATCTCGGCGGTCCTCACCGCAGGGGACGACGAGGATGTGGCTCGCGACGTTGAGGCCATGGGGCATCGCCATGAGCGCTCGCTGCCCACCGAGTGCGT
It encodes the following:
- a CDS encoding methionyl-tRNA formyltransferase, which produces MDIVFMGSAAFALPALRALADSHHNILEMVAQPDKPAGRGMKVRACPTAAFAGERGIPLNHPASVRNPEEIEHFRNLAPDLIVVIAYGKILPRELIDIPAHGCINVHASLLPKYRGAAPINWAIVNGERETGVTTMFINEELDSGDVLLAAKTPIGESETAPELHDRLAAMGADLLKATLSELADGKLRPIPQDHAKATYAPMIEKEDGRIDWTMGARAIRNRVRGFAPWPGAFTALRGRGLRIHIAELYEGSGRPGEVIEAGDRLCVACGEGALKLVEIQMEGGKRMTAVEFMRGHAIERGEKLG
- the priA gene encoding primosomal protein N' — translated: MSFADLAIPSPIRSAFTYSVPEGASLEPGMRVLVEFRKKSAIGVVLSLRENLPEGVAPGRIKPIVEVLDESPSLSAPLLELMQWMSSYYFAPIGEAVRAALPARMLDPAPPRTTRPSAPAEIAALHEDAFLLTAEQSFAIEEIAGRARSNAHSTCLIHGVTGSGKTEVYLRLFERLAAEGRQGLLLVPEIGLTPQLAGRAAARFGERVAVYHSALTDAQRHAQWRRMRSGEVDVVIGTRSALFAPLPSLGAIVVDEEHDGSYKQDEGFTYNGRDCAVMRAHLEKVLCVLGSATPSLESAANARSGKYGLLSLGSRTGNASMPSVEIVDMRAARRSGDGMGFSSLSPALHRAISETIERGEQALLFVGRRGFASALICESCGERIGCPNCDISLCAHSDRRGDFLSCHCCDFRAPYPESCPSCGSLELVPAGHGTQRLEAEIADFFPGASVARLDSDMAGGQKERNRIFRGMRRGEIDILVGTQMVTKGHDFPGITLVGVVSADHSLHMPDFRSAERTLQLITQVAGRAGRGKKPGRVIIQTWQPEHPSIAAAAKNDFEGFLDAELAYRKRAGYPPFSKIACARVSAVRQDAARDAAGQVGSILRAEAAGCPGISILGPAPAPVEKQRNRWRWHLLVKAANQRELALVLSRAQARIESEVPRAARVSLDVDPATLM
- the elbB gene encoding isoprenoid biosynthesis glyoxalase ElbB; translated protein: MGKKRIGVILCGCGHRDGSEVHEATLTLLAIDLAGAEALCFAPAGEARFVRDHLSGDELPERRSMIVESARIARGRIDPLAEARAADLDALIIPGGQGAALNLSSYLADGARCSVEPETARLIREMAAAGKPVGAICIAPATLARALEEAGISAVLTAGDDEDVARDVEAMGHRHERSLPTECVIDRKNRVVTTPAYMNARSIGEVWKGVGKLVDAVIEMA
- the def gene encoding peptide deformylase, whose amino-acid sequence is MIRKIVKYPSPVLLKVAEPIQEVTDEVRVLLDDMAETMYAADGVGLAAPQIGESVRAIVMDVSGGGKTESEALIKMVNPEIVGREGEVEYEEGCLSVPGMLVKIKRAARVKVSYLDENGIREEMDADGLLAIAVQHEIDHLDGVLIIDRVSRLKRDIYLKKRKKEEGHPTAL